Within Schumannella luteola, the genomic segment GCTGGTCGTGCTCGCCTCCGGCCTCTTCCTCGTCGTCGAGACCGGACACGCGCTCGGCCTGACGGGGATGCTGGCTCAGCTCGTCGGCGGAGGAGAGGGCCCGCTCGCCCTGCTGCGGCTCGCGGGCACGGCCGGCGTCGGCGCGAACGCGATCGACAACCTCCCCGCCTATCTGCTGCTCGAGCCGCTCGCCGAGAGCCCGCACCGCATCGCGGCGCTGCTCGTCGGGGTCAACGCGGGGCCGCTCATCACGCCGTGGGCGTCGCTCGCGACCCTGCTCTGGCATTCGCGCCTGACGTCGATGGGCGTCGAGATCTCGTGGCGGCGCTACGCCCTGCTCGGGCTGATCGTCGCGCCGCTCACGGTCGTGCTGGCGACGCTCGCGATCCTCGTCTGACGACGGCGGGCTGAGCGAGCCCGCACCCTGGCACTCGACTGTCAACCCGAGAGCCCGCCGAACGCGCGCCGATAGCCTGGGCTCGTGCCTGACGACAGATCCCATCTCGTCGTCGTGTCGAATCGCCTCCCCGTCGACCGCACGGTCGGACCCGACGGGGAACCTACCTGGTCGCAGTCGCCCGGCGGCCTGGTCACCGCGCTCGAGCCCGTCATGCGCTCGGCCGGCGGTGCCTGGGTCGGCTGGGGCGGTCAGCCCGATCTCGGTCTCGAGCCCTTCGAACACGACGGCATCCGCATCATCCCGATCGACCTCAGCGAGTCCGACATCGAGAGGTACTACGAGGGCTTCAGCAACGACACCCTCTGGCCGCTGTACCACGACGTCATCGCGCCGCCGAGCTACCACCGCCTGTGGTGGGACAGCTACCTCAGCGTCAACCGGCGCTTCGCGGATGCGGCCATCGCCGCCGCCGCGCCCGACGCGACGGTCTGGGTGCAGGACTACCAGCTGCAGCTCGTGCCGCGCATGCTGCGCGAGGCCCGGCCCGATCTGACGATCGGCTTCTTCAACCACATCCCCTTCCCCGCCTACGGCATCTACTCGCAGCTGCCGTGGCGCACGCAGATCATCGAGGGTCTGCTCGGCGCGGATGTGATCGGCTTCCAGCGCGTCGCCGACGCCGGCAACTTCACCCGCGCGGTGCGGCGCCTGCTGCCCTACTCGACGAAGGGCTCGATCGTGAACGTGCCCGACGGCGACGGCGCGCGTCAGGTGCTCGCGAAGGCGTTCCCGATCTCGATCGACACCGCCGGCTTCGAGGAGCTCGCTCAGAGACCCGAGGTGCGGGCGCGGGCGGAGCAGATCCGCCACGACCTCGGCAACCCGCGCAAGATCATGCTCGGCGTCGACCGGCTCGACTACACGAAGGGCATCCGGCACCGGGTGAAGGCCTTCGGCGAGCTGCTGGCCGACGGCCGCATCGAGGTCGGCGACGTCGCGCTCGTGCAGGTCGCCAGCCCCAGCCGTGAGCGCGTGGAGACCTACCGGCAGCTGCGCGACGAGGTCGAGCTGACCGTCGGACGCATCAACGGCGACTACGGCACCATCAGCCACCAGCCGATCAGCTACCTGCACCACGGCTTCCCGCGGGAGGAGATGGCGGCGCTCTATCTGGCCGCCGACGTCATGCTCGTCACGGCCCTGCGCGACGGGATGAACCTCGTCGCCAAGGAGTACGTCGCCGCCCGCAGCGGCGACCTCGACGGGGTGCTCGTGCTGAGCGAGTTCGCCGGCGCCGCCGACGAGCTGCGCACGGCCGTGCTGATCAACCCGCACGACATCGCCGGGCTCAAGGACGCCATCCGCGGCGCCCTCGACATGCCCCGCGAGGAACGGCGGCGGCGGATGCGCGCCATGCGCAAGCGGGTGCGCGAGAACGACGTCGAGCACTGGTCGGCGACGTTCCTCGACGCGCTGCGTCGCGTGCGGCGGGGTGACGACCTGTCGGCGCTCTCCGCGTCGGGCAGCCGCCGCTCGGCCGGGCAGGCACCCGGACCGGACACCGCGCCGCCCGGCCACGAGGCCTCCGGTGCGCACGCGGCGTCGGGAGCGCACCGCGGCTCCGGTCATGACGAGGCCGCGCCCCCGCGGGTCGACCCGGGAGCCTCCGCGATCGGAGCCCCGCGATGAGCACAGGGGAGACGGTGCGCGAGCCGGACCGCGCAGCGACCGGGCGCGCGTCGGCGCATCCGCACCCGCTTCCCGACCCGCTCGCCGGGGCGCTGCGCGAGCTCGCGCACCAGCGCCGCCTGCTCATCGCGCTCGACTTCGACGGCACCCTCGCGCCCGAGGTCGACGACCCCGAGAAGGCGCGGGCGCTGCCTGAAGCGCGGGCGGCGGTGCTGCGGCTCAACGCCCTGCCGAACACGCGCGTGGCGATGGTCAGCGGGCGGGCGCTCGGCAGCCTCATCCACGTCACCGATCTTCCCGACGACGTGCTGCTGGTCGGCTCGCACGGCATCGAGCTGCGACTCGACAACCCCGACGACGCCCTCGCTCTCAACGATCAGGAGCAGGAGGACGTCGAGGTGCTGCACGAGGTGCTCGGCGAGGTCGCCGACTCGCTCGACGACGTCTGGCTCGAGCCGAAGCCGGCCGGCTTCGCCCTGCACACGCGTCTCGCCTCCGACCGCGCCTCGCGTGTGGCCCACCTGGTGGCGCTGACCGAGACCGCGGCCGAGCTCGACAACCTCACGGTGCGGCACGGCAAGAACGTGCTCGAGTTCTCGGTGCGCTCGACGACGAAGGGCGAGGCGGTCGAGCACCTGCGGCGCTACGTGAAGGCGGATGCGGTGTTCTACGCCGGCGACGACGTCACCGACGAAGACGCCTTCGCCGCTCTCGAGGCACACGACCTGGGCCTCAAGAGCGGCAGCGGCGACACGGTCGCGGCGCACCGCGTCGACGGCCCCGCGGAGGTCGCGGCGGCGCTGGCGGCGCTGGCGACCTTCCGCGAGGGCGACGTGCACGAGCAGTAGACGCCCGCGCCCCTCTCAGCCGCGCAGCTCAGCCGGGCAGCTCAGCCGCGCAGCTCAGCCGGGTGGCTGAGCGAGCTGTTCAGCCGCGCAGCTGGGCGAGCTGCTCGGCGTAGAACTCGACCGGGTCGGTCACCGCGCCCTTGACGTGGTGGCTCCACTCGTCGACGAGCACCTCGATGTCGCCTCTCTCGATGCCGTCGAGGGCGATGCGGGCGACCTCCGCCGGGTCGACCATCGGCCCTTCGTAGCCGGCCATGATGTCGGTGTCGGCGGCACCCAGGTGGATGCCGGTGACCTGTGTGCCCTGCGCGGCCAGCTCGAGGCGGATGCCGGCGGTGAGCGCCCACTCGGCCGCCTTCGCGGGCGCGTAGGCGCCGGCGCCCGGGGTGCTGAACCACGACAGCGCCGAGAGCACGTTCGCGATCGCGCCGCCGCCGTTCGCGGCGAGCACGGGAGCGAAGGCGCGCGCCATGCTCAGCGTGCCGAAGTAGTGGGTCTCCATCTCGAGCCGCACCAGGTCGAGGTCGCCGGCGATCAGGTCCTGTCGGGTCGCGATCCCGGCGTTGTTGATCAGCAGCTGCACGTCGCCGGCCTCGGCCGCCGCGGCGACGACCTGCTCGGCATCGGTGATGTCGAGGCGCAGCGGGCGCACGCCCTCGAGGTCGATCGTCTCGGGGCGGCGCGCGGCCGCCCACACCGCGGCGCCGCGCTCCCGCAGCTGCTCGGCGAGCCGGCGGCCGATGCCGCGGTTCGCGCCGGTGACGAGGGCGACGGTTCCGTCGATCTTCATGGTTCTCCTTGCTGCCGCCGCCGGTGGGCGGGGCTGTCGATGCGAGCGCGCGGATGACGCGCCGGGTTACCGTAAGACCTGACATCAATGTGAGGTGCAAGCGGGCGTCTCGACGACCGCGTCGGCACCTCGACCATCACTCGCATCCCAGACCGCACCAGCGAGGAAGGAACGCATCCATGCGCATCGGCGATCTCTCCGCGGCGACCGGCGCGAGCGTGCGCTCGCTGCGCTACTACGAGGAGCAGGGGCTCATCGCCCCCGACCGCACCCCGGGTGGCCAGCGCGAGTTCGACGCGCTCGATCCGGCGCGGGTCGCGTTCATCCAGCAGCTGTTCGCGGCCGGCATGACCAGCTCGAGCATCCGCGAGCTGCTGCCGTGCACGCACTCGGGCCGCACCACGCGGGCCCAGCGCGCGCGGCTCCGCGCCGACCGCGACCGCATCGCCGAGCAGATCGACCGCCTCGTGCAGGCGCGCGACCGACTGGATCACGTCATCGAGCTGGCCGAGGAGCGCGCTTACGACTCAGCATCCGACCCCGACCGCGCCTCCGATCCCGAGCCGGGTCGGCCCGACGGCGGCTGGTGGGGATCCGGTCTGGTCGGATGCGACACCGACCTCGCCGCGATCCCGGTGTCGGGAGAGAGAGCGGAAGCGGGAAAGGCTTCGACTGCGGTCGCCGCGCCCGCCGGGACGGAGACGGCCCCGGCTCTCAGCCCTTCGTGATCGTGCGCGGCACCCAGTAGACGGGGTCGATCGCGCGGATCCCGGCGTCGGTGGCGATGAGCTCGACGTCGGAGACGACCTTCGCCCCGTCGTCGTCGCGGCCGGTGACGGTGACGATCACGCGTCCGTCGGACGCCGACCGGGTGCTGATCGTGACCTCCTTCAGGCCCGGATCGCGATCGTCGCTCTGCGCGGCGGCGACCGACTCCGAGCAGCGGTTCGGATCGTCGGCGTAGTCGTTGCAGAAGGCGACGGCGTCGGTGCTCGGCTCGCCGACGCCCGCGCCCGACTCGATCACGTGCGCCATGAAGGTGTTCGCCTCCTTCGCCGTGACGGCGACGGGGGAGTGCTGGCCGATCGCGATCGCCCCCGCGACAGCGCAGCCGGCGACGGCGACGGCAGCTCCGGCGCCGAGGCCGGTGATCGCGCGAGTCGGCATGGCACGCATCCTCAGGAGTCGGGGGCCACCGTGAGCGGAGTTCTCCTCGCACGCTAACAACGCGGGGCGGCGGTGCCCTCCGTGCTGGCCCCGACCGCACCCGGCGGCATACAGGTGTCGCCCGGTAGACTCCAAGCAGCACACCCTCGCCGTCTGCCGTGACCTCGTTCTCGGCCCCGGGCACCCGACGAGAAGGAGACCAGATGACCGTGCTCCTGCTCGCATTCGCGCTCGGGGGTGTCGTCATGCCGGTTCTCATCCGCCTCCTGGGCCGATCGGCCTTCGCGATCGCGGCGCTCATCCCCACCGCGGCGTTCGTCCACGCACTCGCCCAGCTCCCCACGGTCGTCGCCGGAGGAGCGGTGCGCGAGGTCGTGCCGTGGATCCCGGCGCTCGGCGTCGACCTGTCGCTGCGCCTCGACGGGCTCTCGACCACGATGGCGCTCATCGTCGCCGGCGTCGGCGCGCTCGTGCTGCTCTACTGCGCGCGCTACTTCGCGCCGACAGCCCCGGCGCTCGGCCGCTTCGCCGGGGTGCTGACCGCATTCGCGGGTGCGATGTACGGCCTCGTGATCGCCGACGACATGTTCGTGATGTTCATGTTCTGGGAGGCGACGAGCGTCTTGAGCTACCTGCTCATCGCGCACCTCGCCGCGAAGGCGACGAGCCGCCGCGCGGCGCTGCAGGCGCTCATCGTCACGACCCTCGGCGGGCTCGTGATGCTCGTCGGCCTCGTGCTGCTGCGGGTCGAGACCGGCACCTCCTCGCTGGCCGGGGTCGTCGAGGCGCACCCCACCGGCCCGATCGCAGGCGTCGCCGCCGTGCTGATCGTGGTGGGCGTCGCGTCGAAGTCGGCGCTCATCCCCTTCCACTTCTGGCTGCCGGCCGCGATGGCCGCGCCCACGCCGGTCAGCGCCTACCTGCACGCCGCGGCGATGGTGAAGGCGGGCGTGTACCTCGCGCTGCGCCTGACTCCGGGACTGTCGGATGCGCCCGGCTGGCGCGAGACGCTGCTCGTCCTGGGTCTCGCGACGATGCTGCTCGGCGGGCTCACCGCGCTGCGGCACAGCGACCTCAAGCTCGTGCTCGCGCACGGCACGGTCTCGCAGCTCGGCTTCCTCACGGCGATGGCCGTGGTCGACACCCCGATCGCGGCGCTCGGCGCGGTCGCCCTGCTGCTCAGCCACGCGCTGTTCAAGTCGACCCTGTTCCTGACCGTCGGCATCATCGACCACGATCACGGCACCCGCGATCTGCGCAAGCTCTCGGGTCTCGGCCGTCGGCGCCCGGTGCTCGCGATCACGGCGCTCGCCGCGGTGCTGTCGATGGCCGGGTTGCCGCCGGCGCTCGGCTTCGTGGCCAAGGAGACCGTGCTGACCGGGCTCATCGAGGGCGCCCACGACGACGGCTCGCTCGTCGCCGTGCTCGTGGTCGTCGTGGCCGGGTCGGCGCTCACCCTCGCCTACGGCCTGCGCTTCCTCTGGGGCGCCTTCGCCCGCAAGCCCGGCGTCGCCGAGTGCAAGCCGGTCGCGCATCCGGACGCCCGCTTCCTCGCGCCGCCCGTGCTGCTGGCCGCGGTCGGGCTCGCCCTCGGCCCGCTCTCGGGGTTGATCGACCCCGTGCTGAACCGGGCGGGCGCCGACGCCTCCTCGCACGGCGAAGC encodes:
- the otsA gene encoding alpha,alpha-trehalose-phosphate synthase (UDP-forming): MPDDRSHLVVVSNRLPVDRTVGPDGEPTWSQSPGGLVTALEPVMRSAGGAWVGWGGQPDLGLEPFEHDGIRIIPIDLSESDIERYYEGFSNDTLWPLYHDVIAPPSYHRLWWDSYLSVNRRFADAAIAAAAPDATVWVQDYQLQLVPRMLREARPDLTIGFFNHIPFPAYGIYSQLPWRTQIIEGLLGADVIGFQRVADAGNFTRAVRRLLPYSTKGSIVNVPDGDGARQVLAKAFPISIDTAGFEELAQRPEVRARAEQIRHDLGNPRKIMLGVDRLDYTKGIRHRVKAFGELLADGRIEVGDVALVQVASPSRERVETYRQLRDEVELTVGRINGDYGTISHQPISYLHHGFPREEMAALYLAADVMLVTALRDGMNLVAKEYVAARSGDLDGVLVLSEFAGAADELRTAVLINPHDIAGLKDAIRGALDMPREERRRRMRAMRKRVRENDVEHWSATFLDALRRVRRGDDLSALSASGSRRSAGQAPGPDTAPPGHEASGAHAASGAHRGSGHDEAAPPRVDPGASAIGAPR
- the otsB gene encoding trehalose-phosphatase, producing the protein MSTGETVREPDRAATGRASAHPHPLPDPLAGALRELAHQRRLLIALDFDGTLAPEVDDPEKARALPEARAAVLRLNALPNTRVAMVSGRALGSLIHVTDLPDDVLLVGSHGIELRLDNPDDALALNDQEQEDVEVLHEVLGEVADSLDDVWLEPKPAGFALHTRLASDRASRVAHLVALTETAAELDNLTVRHGKNVLEFSVRSTTKGEAVEHLRRYVKADAVFYAGDDVTDEDAFAALEAHDLGLKSGSGDTVAAHRVDGPAEVAAALAALATFREGDVHEQ
- a CDS encoding SDR family oxidoreductase; this translates as MKIDGTVALVTGANRGIGRRLAEQLRERGAAVWAAARRPETIDLEGVRPLRLDITDAEQVVAAAAEAGDVQLLINNAGIATRQDLIAGDLDLVRLEMETHYFGTLSMARAFAPVLAANGGGAIANVLSALSWFSTPGAGAYAPAKAAEWALTAGIRLELAAQGTQVTGIHLGAADTDIMAGYEGPMVDPAEVARIALDGIERGDIEVLVDEWSHHVKGAVTDPVEFYAEQLAQLRG
- a CDS encoding MerR family transcriptional regulator; translation: MRIGDLSAATGASVRSLRYYEEQGLIAPDRTPGGQREFDALDPARVAFIQQLFAAGMTSSSIRELLPCTHSGRTTRAQRARLRADRDRIAEQIDRLVQARDRLDHVIELAEERAYDSASDPDRASDPEPGRPDGGWWGSGLVGCDTDLAAIPVSGERAEAGKASTAVAAPAGTETAPALSPS